attaccatgtcgacattttttaaaattcattttgttatctctacgcaatatgaaaattcatatactgcttaatattttttacatattatccatccaccgcatgatatctcctgaaaaatcaaaatattaatgttatattattacaatgcttcttaaatttcaatttttgacaaatttgaaatccaatatattttgcacaattattatttatcaaaaaattctaagttagtaactttcttttcaaatggcaaataacatatacattgacttacctgtaagtttttgttcccaatcatcatttcctcttatagaacatcattattgttctcataattactaccagtgtcatagatattgtagtggctacaactgaattaatagaaaatgataaataactgtgtataacaatgacacataacttttacttacatatcagtcgataagggattactgtgatatcctgttgatgtttcttaaggcacttgattaggtgcgatacggtatcattccttatggtatactgtagagaagtattttagaaaataacaagaataaatctaaattattcagaggttccagtttcggcttagacataaatacaggaccatttgcaaagaagaaagggtgcgtttctacagcctcgttatagtaaccatgaataccgatctctgaattactggttactaaacataaatatcctataaaatttaatatatttctttaatttttaatacatacatgagttagtagttctaaattatgaatcatcttacctgtgatattacacttttccttataatatcatcactcaagtgaacaacattaagatcatgtaaaccatgtcatcctatcttactgtgaagatacttagttatgttatctaacattataaaaatatcatcaaattcaagtccttttattcacatcacatggccacgacgatctggttcttcgttatataatgttctaaaatttgtcgtacatataggatgtacaaaccgtgatatcaaggtatcagttcttccttcccaagggacagtttcattaaaattctgatagaattaaaaattaattattaatattctaacaatcatatatgttaaatacattatagtcaacgatatatacctgagcgaatgtaggggtgattcctcgataattataaatgtcatcagcccacatcattgtgccacttctttgtactccagcctct
The sequence above is a segment of the Bombus vancouverensis nearcticus unplaced genomic scaffold, iyBomVanc1_principal scaffold0033, whole genome shotgun sequence genome. Coding sequences within it:
- the LOC143304382 gene encoding uncharacterized protein LOC143304382 isoform X2, yielding MMWADDIYNYRGITPTFAQNFNETVPWEGRTDTLISRFVHPICTTNFRTLYNEEPDRRGHVM